A window from Odocoileus virginianus isolate 20LAN1187 ecotype Illinois chromosome 24, Ovbor_1.2, whole genome shotgun sequence encodes these proteins:
- the LOC110146742 gene encoding olfactory receptor 8S1-like translates to MRNHSVVSEFVLLGLSADPQIQALLFVLFFVIYILTLMGNLMLLLVIRVDFQLHIPMYFFLQQLSFLDLCHSSVTVPKLLENLLSEKKTISVEGCMAQVFFVFATGGTESCLLAVMAYDRYVAITSPLLYGQVMNRQLCMGLVGGSWGLAFLDALINILVALNLDFCEAQNIHHFSCELPSLYPLSCSDVSASFTALLCSSLLHFFGNFLLIFFSYVHILFTILSISSTKGRSKAFSTCSSHLTAVIFFYGSGLLRYLMPNSGSIQELIFSLQYSVVTPMLNPLIYSLKNKEVKAAVRRMLRRCF, encoded by the coding sequence ATGAGAAACCACAGTGTTGTCTCTGAGTTTGTTCTCCTCGGGCTGTCTGCTGATCCCCAAATCCAGGCTCTGCTCTTTGTGCTGTTCTTTGTTATTTACATCCTGACCCTGATGGGGAacctgatgctgctgctggtgaTCAGGGTGGATTTTCAGCTTCACAtccccatgtactttttcctgcAACAGTTGTCCTTTCTGGATCTCTGCCACTCTTCTGTAACTGTACCCAAGCTATTGGAGAACCTCCTGTCTGAGAAGAAAACCATCTCAGTAGAGGGCTGCATGGCTCAGGTCTTCTTTGTGTTTGCCACTGGAGGCACAGAATCCTGCCTACTTGCtgtcatggcctatgaccgctatgttgcCATCACTTCTCCTCTGCTCTATGGCCAGGTGATGAACAGACAGCTGTGTATGGGGCTGGTGGGGGGCTCATGGGGCTTGGCTTTTCTGGATGCTCTCATCAATATCCTTGTAGCTCTCAACTTAGACTTCTGTGAGGCTCAAAATATCCACCACTTCAGCTGTGAGCTGCCCTCTCTTTACCCTTTGTCTTGTTCAGATGTGTCTGCAAGCTTTACTGCCCTGCTCTGCTCCAGCCTCCTGCATTTCTTTGGAAATTTCCTCTTGATATTTTTCTCCTATGTTCACATTTTGTTCACCATCCTGAGCATCAGCTCTACCAAAGGCAGAAGTAAGGCCTTTTCTACCTGTTCCTCCCACCTTACTGCAGTGATCTTCTTCTATGGCTCAGGTTTACTCCGCTATCTCATGCCAAATTCAGGATCCATTCAAGAGCTGATCTTCTCCTTGCAGTATAGTGTGGTCACTCCCATGCTGAATCCTCTCATCTACAGCCTGAAGAACAAGGAGGTGAAGGCAGCTGTGAGAAGAATGCTGAGAAGATGTTTCTAG